The Pararhizobium sp. IMCC21322 sequence GCGCAATAGCGCCTGTCTGCAGGGGCCCCTTGCCGTCTATCGGGTTTCCCAAACCATCAACCACGCGGCCAATCCAGGCATCGCATGGATGAAGAACCGGTTCGGGTTCCAGAAACTCCGCTACATCCCCGGGTTTAATGCCGGTCAACGGCCCATAAGCGAGGCAAATAGCAAGTCTGTCCCGGAACCCAACCACTTCGCAAATCAGGTTTGGCTGTTTCGACCTTTTCAGCGCAATCGATAGTTGCGCACCAATTGCAAGATGGCCAATGGGTCCGGACACTTCGACAACCAAACCACGAATGGCCGAAACCCGACCATAAGCGCGGATCATTTTCAGTTTGGACGTCTGTTGAATTAACGATTTCAAGCCAGTGCAATTCCAATTTGTTGCAAATTGCAAGAAGACGAAATGAAAAGTACCTTAACAAACAATTTCGAAAAAACGCTGTTGGTAACGAATCATTTACGAAAAAGCTTAACAATAGGGGCAATCAAATCATTTGCCGGTGTAATTGACCAGAGCGTTTTTCACATCGACATTTTTGGCAGAAGCCCTGGGGAAATTCAGGCAAAGTGGATTCAAATGAATCTCTTAAACAGGTTTCTTAAAGTAATTTATTAATTAATTTTGTGTCAAAAAAACGTTAAAAATCAATATGGTTAGAGTTTATTTGATAAGTTTTTCGGAACGGGGTTGCGTCAGAGAATCAGATTCTGTTAACCATTGTAAATTAGGATGATGATTAACAGTCGAGCAGCGACCAGATCCAACGCAAAAGGCCATTGCCATGCGTTAACAGGTTAGATGCTGACGATGTGGAATGAGTGGAAACACTTGTTCGGGCGATACGTCCAGAAGGACTAATTGGCTTAGGACGAGAAACGATACATTGAACGGCCAGCGGCAATAACAGCGGTTCAATGTTCCTAGAAGGGATAGACGATGCGGGTTCTGTTAATTGAAGACGATAGCTCTACGGCGCAAAGCATCGAGTTGATGCTGAAGTCGGAAAGCTTCAATGTGTATACAACCGATCTTGGGGAAGAAGGCATCGACCTTGGGAAGCTGTATGATTACGATCTGATCATGCTCGACCTGAACCTTCCTGACATGAGCGGCTATGAAGTGCTTCGAACACTCCGCGTCTCGAAAGTCAAAACGCCGATCCTGATCCTGTCCGGCCTTGCCGGCATTGAAGATAAGGTTCGTGGCCTCGGCTTTGGTGCTGATGATTACATGACCAAACCCTTCCACAAGGATGAATTGGTCGCACGCATCCATGCAATTATCCGTCGGTCCAAAGGCCACGCACAATCGGTCATCACGACAGGCGAATTGAAGGTCAATCTGGACACCAAAACAGTGGAAGCTGGCGGACAGCGTGTTCACCTGACCGGCAAAGAATATCAGATGCTTGAGCTGCTTTCGCTGCGCAAGGGAACAACCCTGACCAAGGAAATGTTCCTCAATCATCTGTATGGCGGCATGGACGAGCCAGAGCTGAAAATCATTGATGTCTTTATATGTAAGTTGCGCAAGAAACTGTCTGTAGCCACCGGCGGCGCCAACTACATCGAAACCGTTTGGGGACGTGGCTATGTGCTGCGCGAACCAGATGTTGAAGAATTGCGCGAAAGCGCCTGATCTCCAAAATTCTGACACAGTCGTCAAACCGAAACCCCCTTCATCGGGGGTTTTTGCTTTTGTAGTCTGAAGCGGACTGATGATGTGCAGTGGGTCGAATGTCAGGCAACCAGTTTCAAGCGGCAACCTTGAGCCGGTAGGTTATTTGGTTGAGACAGGACCGCAAAGCACTGCGGTCGAACTTTGCAAGACAATGATCAAACCCGGCCTCCAATGCTCTGTCTTTCGATAATGACGATACGAGTGATGACACGGCGACCAATGGAATGCCGGCCCAGTCCGGGTTTTCCTTCACCCTTTTGGCAAGCAGAAATCCGCTTTTGTCCGGCGCATCCAGATCGCAGACAATGGCGAGAAATGGCGCGTCAGCCTGTAGGCTTTCCAATGCTTCTGAAACACTCTCAACAACGGTAACATCGTATCCACCAGCTTCAATAGCAGGCGTCAGCATTGATTTGAAAAACGGGTTTTCTTCCAAAAACAGGACTTTTGTATCTGGGCCTGGAAGTGAAGCTGGTTTCTGTTGGGACGCTGCGTCAGTCAAGACAGGCGAAGGAGACGACAGCTCTGCGAACCCGTTTTTGGCCCTGTTGAGCACGATCTTTTCATCATCTCTGGTTTTTGCCAGAATCAATGATGAAATTTGAGCCGGAGTGACAGGAATTCTGATGACGAAGACCGTACCTTCTCCCGGTACGGAATAAACCCTGATAGAGCCGCCAATTGTCTCGATGGAATTGCACGCAACATCCAGACCGACGCCACGACCGGAGAGCCGCGTCACGGTCTCGCATGTCGACAATCCCGGTTCGAAAATCAACTGCGCGGCGTCCGCTTCATCCATGTTTGAATATTCAGCATCATTTATGAGACCCAGAGCGAGTGCCTTTTGTTTGATCTTGTTTGTATTCAGCCCCTGACCATCATCAAGCACCTCAATAACAATATCACTGCCATGCCGAACAGCCGTAACCCCTATAGTCCCCTGTGCCGGTTTCCCCAAAGCAAGACGTGCGTCAGGCGCTTCAAGACCATGATCTGCGGAATTCCGAACCATATGTGCCAAAGGCGCTTTGATCAGATCAATGATCTGGCGGTCGACCTCAATTGCCTCGCCATCCAGAACCAGCGCGATGTCCTTGTTTAGTCTGACAGCAAGATTCTGTGTCATCGGAAGCAATTGACGCCACGCGCTGCCAATAGGTTGAACCCGTGTATCAACAACGATTTTTTGTAGATGTGATGCAATGTCAGCCAGGCGGTTGACCGCTGTTTTCAACTCGTAATCATCAGATCGACGCGCAATTTCCAACAAATGAGCACGTGTCGTAATCAGATCAGTAACGGTTGATACAAGCTGCTCCAGAGACTCAACTTTGACACGCAGCATTTGTCGCGATGCGGTTGCCTCACCTGCTTTTGAAATCGAAGAAGACGGCAGAGCCGGTTCAACTGGCACAACGACCTCTGACGCCTCGTCAAACAACCGGTCCAGATCGGACTGTGACAGGTTTCTTTGGCCCGGCGGCACCACGGAAGCACCGGCCGAACCGGAATGCCCGCCAGCCATTTCTTCCAGTTCCGCAATAAGCAGACTGTCATCACCGGCTGGCTCGACGCCCTCGTGGACTTCGATTTGGCTCAGCAAATGCTTGATGCTTTCCAATGACTTGAAAACCAAAGTCACCCCATCAGGTGAGATGGTGGTGGCATCCAGACGGAACCGGTAAATCATCGATTCTGCAGCATGGGACAGAGCTTCCAGCCGCGGAAGATTGAGGAAGCCACACGTTCCCTTCATTGTATGAACCAGACGGAATACTGTGTGCAGCAAATCCACATTGTCGGGATCCTGTCTGAAATTAGCCAACCCGACATCTATAAGATCGAGGCACTCATGGCTTTCCGTCAAAAAGTCTTTGAGGACTTCGTCCATACCAATTTCCCCGGCAAACGCCTTTGGAACACAGGTGTAAGTAACGACAAACTTCTTAATATCCGCTGAAATCCAACAGTAAAATCGGCAGAACTACACCGACCTGCAAAACAGAGTGCGAGGATATCAAAGTGGGAGAAGCTCAAAGTCGGACGAGTGTCCCAGCGAACCAGACATAGCGAATAGCCACATGCGAGTGTCTGGTTAAAGAAGGATCAGTTGGCAACAATAGTCACTTGTTCGCCATCCAGATCAAACCGCACACGCATATCGCAGGCATCAGCCAACAGCGCTGCATAAATCGGTTGAACAGCATGCGCATCCACACCTTCCAGCGTTTCAGGCAAGGTCTCAAACCAGTCAGCATGGCCGGGAAGGCGTGCAGTCCGTCCAGCACAAACAAGTTTCAATCCCTTGTCCCCTTCGGCTGTGACGGTCATATCGCCTCCACGCGGAATGGCTGACAGACCCACCAGAATGAGATTGAGCAGAAGTTTGACTTCGTTCTTTGGTCGAATAGCCCGTGGCATTTCCCAGATCAGATTTGCTTTTTCAAACCCCATCATCAATTCCGCTTTGTCACGCGCATCATCAAGGTCAATTTCGGCACCTGCAGAACCTGCTGCGCCGAAGGCAATACGGGAAAAGGTCAGTTTGGCCGACGCCTGTGCGGCGCTTTTGCGGACCAGATCGCCGGCAATCTCACGCATCTCAGCGTCTTTTTCCTCATCCAGGACTTCCAGGCCATTGGCTATGGCTCCCACTGAGCCAACAACGTCATGGCATACACGGCTGCAAAGCAAAGCTGCCAGATCAAGAGCTGAAAGATTGGACATAAAGAAACCCGCTGGTTGTAAAGACTGTTCTGCGTCCTGATTCGGTACATGTCAGACACGATATTTGTATAAGCTGCGCCGGGCGACAATCCAACCCTGACAAAAACTGCCCAAGCTTGGCCAACCCTGACCAAAACTGTGTATCAGCTTATGGCACGAGTTTCTTGATAAGAAACGGCCACTGAGCTTGGGCTTTCTCCATCAATTCAACAGGATTTTGCTGCCATGCAATCCGGTTCGCATGGCTGTGAAACAGAAGCACCCTGTCATCCTGCAACAACCAGATTTGGGGGCGTCCCTCTGCCAGACCGCTTCTGGCAACAGCCATGGCACCATAACCGCCAAATTGCGGTTTGTAGATTTCAGGAGCATCTTCAAATGCCGCCCTGTTACCGATGTTTGAGAACCACCATAGGGCACCTGAATGGGTGAGATCGTGCTCGGGTTTGCCCAATTCAGGCTGACCGTTAACGAAATAACTCAACGGATCGACACCGCCCAGTGCCAGGCCTGTAAATTGATCTTTGACAATCGTGTCAGACAGAAATCCAGATGGCGCAAAATCACGGCTGAGGCCGGACGGCAAGGTTTCCTGAGCCATGGACACACCAATCCATGCCAGCAGAAAACAAATCTGCACCGCCATCACAATACCCAGCAGGTACCCCTTCGGAATTGTTACAAATTGCCCATACTTCATCATGAGAAAAACCTATCGAAAGACAGATAACATCCTGTTAATGCAGGTAAACTAATAGGCGTTGAAAGAGCGACCGAAAAAGATTGGTGCAGGTCGCGAGCAGTTCTTTTGGGCAGAAACCCGTTCGCCCCATGCTTGCCACATGCACGAGATAACGTTGCGAATCAAAACTGGGCTAACGGCACCGTTACAGTTCGAAAGTTTCGCACAGAGACTGGCTGCATTGGGCTATCGCAAGCCACCTAATGCCTTTATAAATGCATAATGAACATCGGAGACCAATTTATGAAATCGCGCTTTCACTTCCCGTCATGGCCATCGGTCCAAGTGGCTCAGGCGGCCCGAGCGGCCATAATTGCAGTCTTCATGAGCCTGTCTGTCTTTTATCTGCTGCCTCAGGCAATCGGCATTTCACCAGCGCATGCGCAAAACAACACACCCTTGTCTGAAACCTATTCATCCAACGAAATTCTGAACGCCGGACATCAGTTCTTTGGCGATGTTTCAGGTGGTCTGGCAAGTGTTGTAGAGCGCGCATTTCAGAGCTACGGCCTGCCCAACGCCTATATTTTGGGAGAAGAAGGCTCCGGTGCCATCATCGGTGGCCTCGTTTATGGCGAAGGTTTGATGTACACAAAAGGTGCAGGCGACCATAAGATTTTCTTCCAGGGGCCCTCAATTGGCTGGGACTTTGGCGGCAACGCTTCACGTGTGATGATGTTGGTGTATAATTTGCCCACGGTTGACCACGCCTATCAGCGCTTTGCAGGCGTCAATGGTTCGGCCTATATCGTGGGAGGTGTCGGCATGACTGTCATGGCGAACAACAACATTATCATGGTGCCGGTAAGAGCTGGCATAGGCGCACGGCTTGGCTTGAATGTCGGCTATTTGAAATTTACACCACGGGCGACATGGAATCCGTTCTAACAACCAAACCCGTTCGATTAGGATCACAACATGATTGAGGCAGCACTGTATTTCGCATTGGGTGCTCTCAGCGTAAGCCTGCTTCTGTTCGTTATTTTGCCGATCGTTTCCGGCCGGGCGCGGCGTTTGGCCATTCACGAACTGGAGCGTCAGGCACCTGTTTCCTTGTCTGAAATTACTGCCCAGAAAGATCAGATGCGCGCACGGTTCGCTGTCGAGTTAAACCGTCAGGAAAAGCGCGCAGACCAATTGCAGGTGGAATCCCAACAGCACCTCGTAACCGCTGAAAAATGGCGCATATTTGCCGAGCGTGTCGAACAGGAATTTGAAAAACTCAAAAATGAATATGCAGGCCTGAAAAAGAAAATCAGCACTGCGGAAGTCACCCTGGAAAAGCAGAAAGAAATCGCGAAATCTGCTCTGAAGACCATGACAGGCCAGGAAAAGAAACGGCTTTTTGAGCTTGAGGAAGAAGTTGAAGAACTCCGCTCGGAAAAGAGTGCTGCCAATGTGCGTATTGTTTCCATGCAGACGGAGCTTAACAACGCACAGTCCAGGGTCGCTGAAATGGAGCGGCATATGCCGTCTCTGGAAGAGTTGAATCTGAGAAAAGAGCTCAAGGCCCTTGCCGAAGATGTTAGTGCCTTCGTTAAAAGCACGCCTCCCCCCGCGCCAATTGCGCAACCGGCACCTGTTGTTGCCGCGAAACCTGCACCTGCCATTGTTGCCAAACCTTCAGTTGTTGAGCCCCCCCTTGCTGTGAAGCAGGCTCCCGCCGTAATCGCGGCACTTGATAAGCCAAAAGCAGATACGCCAACCCCAGTTGTTCCAACGTCAGATGTTCCGAAGGCAGATGCGCCAAAGTCAGACAGGCTGACGCCAGATAAGCCAGCGCCAGAACCGAAGACCCCAGCAAATCAGATTGAAAAGGCCGCTGCATCTATGGCCGTCATTCCAGCATTTCTGAAGCCAGCCGCTGAAAGGCAATACCCCAATCCAAGCCCGATCAATCACAAGCCTGAAACCGCTGCGCCAGCTTCGCAGGCCACCGACACCGCCAGTCCCAAAATCGCGACTTTTCAATTTGGTAGATCAAACGCCAAATTGACATCCGCAGAGCCACAGAAAACCAGTGCCTTCGCAGCCGATACAACACCTCCGAAACCGCAGGATACATCTGTGGAAACAGTGCCAAAAAACACTGTTGTAACCTCAGAAAAGCCCATCGAAGCGCCTGCTGTCTCAATGGCGATCAATGGCAAGGCAAGCCTCTTGAAAGAAGAGGTAACAGCAAACAGTCCGGGTATCACAGCCGCTAAAACCGGCGATCAGGAAGTCACGAACACAGCGATTGTTTCAGGCAGGCGGCTTAAACAGGATAAGCCGTTCAAAACCAAGAAGTCCGGTTTTGCAGGTGTTATTGCAGCGGTTTCCAGGAACAACAAAGGCGCTATGTCTTCCGGAGCCAATGGCAAGGTGAAACCTAGCCCGTTGCACTATAATGGCAAAATGAGCGGTAAGCAGATGGCAGCTAAACCTGCCACGCTGGCGAGGCCTGCCGATAGTACCGGTGCCGAAGCGATTGGAGCCAAGCCAGAAAGCGCTGCTCAAAATGTGGCCGAGGCCACACCGAAAGACAGCATCGCGGCCAAAAATCGCAAAAAGATCATGAAATTTGGAAAGAAGGTTCGCCGCATAAAAACGGCAACTGCATCTTCCTGAGAATCAGGTGCTGATCGTTTCACACCGAACTCATTCCAGACGTGTCACAGCTTCACGTTTGGCGGCTCTTACAACCTCTTTTATGGCATTGGTGTTTGCGGCGGCAACAGTATCACCCGCACTAGCTGACCAAAAAACCATCGCAAACCTGCCAACACCGGTAACCGAAAACCTTTATCATCCCTATGATGAAAATCGCGCCCTGCTGGGGCAAAAGCTGTTCTTTGATCCGCTTTTATCCGGAAACCAAAATATCTCCTGTGCGACTTGCCATCATCCTGATCTTGCGAGCGGGGACGGCCTCCCCCTTGGCATTGGAGAAGGCGGTGCGGGAATCGGAAAGAACCGAACGATTGGGTCCGGCCGGGATTTGATCCGGCGGCGGGTGCCTCGAAACTCACCGGCGCTTTTCAATCTGGGCGCTCTAGAATTCTCGTCTTTGTTCCATGACGGACGTGTGGAGATCGATGAGAAAGACCCCTCCGGTTTCGACACACCAGCCGATGAGGACACGCCAACCGGCCTGATGACCATACTGGCAGCGCAGGCGCTTTTCCCGTTGACATCTGGGATTGAAATGGCGGGTCAGGGCACTGAAAATGACATTGGCCAGGCTCTTGAGGATATTTACGGTAATCCCTGGAAGGGTGTTTGGGCCAAGGTGGAACAGCGCTTGCGCCAGAGCGAACCTTATCTGCCATTGTTTCAGGACGCTTTCCCCGAAATCCAGTCAGCCAAAGACATCACAATTGTCCATTACGCAAATGCCGTTGGCGACTTTGTCAACGCAGAGTGGCGCAGTTCCCAAAGCCCGTTCGATCGCTACATGGCGGGTGAACAGCAGGCTCTGACGGAACAGCAGAAAATCGGCCTGGACCTGTTTTACGGCAGAGCAAACTGCGCATCCTGCCACAGTGGCCCGTTTTTGACTGATCAGAAATTCCACGCCATAGCCATGCCGCAAATCGGGCCCGGCCGGGTGGCACGGCTCGAGGCTATACGCCATGATCGTGGCCGCGCCGGCGCAACCAATCTGATTGAAGACCGGTACAAGTTCCGCACTCCGAGCCTGCGCAATGTCGCCCTGACAGAGCCTTACGGCCATTCTGGCGCCTATGCGACGCTGGAGGGCGTGGTGCGCCACCATTTGGACCCTGTCTCAAGCTTTGAGCGTTTCTCCCTGCGTTCGGTCGCGCTTCCCCAGCATCCCAGGCTTTCAAATGAAGACGGGTTCATCATGCAGGACCGACGCGAGCGCCGCCGCATCCTGGCGGCCAATGTGTTGAAACCAATATCTCTCAAGGATGAAGAGGTCGATGCGTTGATTGCCTTTTTGCAAGCACTCACGGACACCAGTGCCACGTCCGGAAGGCTCGGCATTCCCGTTTCAGTTCCAAGCGGTCTGCCAATCGACTGAACAACAATCCCGCTCAACAGGCGATCAGCATTTTCACCCTAAACTGCAGCACGAAACTGCAACCCGGAACTGCAGCATGTAACAGCAGATTGTCCGGACCTGTCGTGCCCGGACAATCCTGTATGTTTGGGAGCGAGCACATGCGAGGGATCGCATGAGAATACTAGCTCGCTTGTGTCTCGCTCAAAGTTTCGAGCAATTCGTCGATCAGGCTGGATTCAGTGTCATCTGTATCCTCAACTGCGGAAAGCAGTTCGCTAAGCGGATCGGACCCTTCAATACCACCAGGCGGTGGTGGAGGCGGCCCCTTTCCAGATTGCTCCTGAATACCCAGCAACGCCATAAATGACTCTGGAGAAAACTGTCCTCCAGGCGGCCCGGATTTCTCCCGGTCCGCTGCTGTCAATTCACCATCGCCATCCGCATCCAACAGGGAAAATAATTCCTCTGGATCGCCAGAATCGGCAGAACTTGCCGTCCCTGCCGCGCGTTCAGCTTGGCTTACCTTGAACTCTTCAAATGAGATGCCACCGCTTTTATCTGTGTCGGTTGCCTCAAACTTGGCATCCATCCGTTCCTTCATTTCGGCACGCATGGCCGAAAAATCAAAGCCGGATGAAGATGCACCACCAATCATCACAATGATTCTCCTTTCAAAAAGAGTTTCAGATGATCAGGACTTCACGAGCGAAGCCCGTAAAGTAAACTGCAAAGAATATGCCAGTTTTAGAACACGTTCAGAAAAAGGTTTTATGGAGCGCCCCGGCGCATTTCATAACGCTCAACGACAGATCCGTCGGCCCGGTTTATTACCAGAACGGTGTAACTTTCCGGGCCATTTTCAAAGCTTGCGACCAATTGGCCACGGGACAGGCTGACATCAATCAGAACACCAAGATCAGATGGTAAGGACAGCGTCGCCGCAATTTCAGGCAAAACCATATTATTCGTGGCCGCCGCGGCATCATCGCTTTCGCTTGTCTGCGTGATGCGGTAGTACAACGCTCCAAACACCGCGATAAAGCCGAGCACCATGATGAGACTGGAGCCCATCAGCAATCGCCTCAGCTTTATCCGCACCCGCTCAACAGCCGGGTCGAGCGGTTTTTCTTCGTCATCAAGAGGGTCGATCTGAGCCATGGCTGAAAATGTGTCCAATGCGCCGGCAGAGCGGCTTGAGTTTATAGTTGACGCGGTTGAAACCGGGCAAAGGCTGGATGCAATCATTGCTGCGAAAGCGGGACGTCTGTCCCGCAGCCGCTTCAAGACGCTTATCAAGCAAGGCTGCGTGCGCGTGAGCGGGGAAGTGGTAGACGCGCCGAATGCCCGTGTCAACGCGGGCGATGTATTGTCCGTGGACATGCCGGAAGCGGAAGATCCGGAACCGAAGGGAGAAGACATTCCCCTGACCATTCTGTTTGAAGATGAACATCTGGTTGTCATTGATAAACCTGCCGGTCTGGTCGTACATCCAGGCCCCGGAAACTGGACCGGAACTCTTGTCAACGCGCTCATTCATCATTGCGGGGACAGCCTGTCCGGCATTGGTGGCGTACGCAGACCGGGCATTGTTCACCGCCTCGACAAAGACACAAGCGGGGTTATGGTTGTTGCCAAAACAGATGATGCCCATCTGGGCCTGACGCAGCAATTTGCCGATCATGGCCGGACAAACAATCTTGAGCGTGCCTATCAGGCCTTGGTCTGGGGCGCATTGGAGCCGGCCAAGGGCACAATTAACGCGCCAATTGCCCGCTCGGACAACAACCGTTTGAAAATGGGTGTG is a genomic window containing:
- the ctrA gene encoding response regulator transcription factor CtrA produces the protein MRVLLIEDDSSTAQSIELMLKSESFNVYTTDLGEEGIDLGKLYDYDLIMLDLNLPDMSGYEVLRTLRVSKVKTPILILSGLAGIEDKVRGLGFGADDYMTKPFHKDELVARIHAIIRRSKGHAQSVITTGELKVNLDTKTVEAGGQRVHLTGKEYQMLELLSLRKGTTLTKEMFLNHLYGGMDEPELKIIDVFICKLRKKLSVATGGANYIETVWGRGYVLREPDVEELRESA
- a CDS encoding ATP-binding protein, whose protein sequence is MDEVLKDFLTESHECLDLIDVGLANFRQDPDNVDLLHTVFRLVHTMKGTCGFLNLPRLEALSHAAESMIYRFRLDATTISPDGVTLVFKSLESIKHLLSQIEVHEGVEPAGDDSLLIAELEEMAGGHSGSAGASVVPPGQRNLSQSDLDRLFDEASEVVVPVEPALPSSSISKAGEATASRQMLRVKVESLEQLVSTVTDLITTRAHLLEIARRSDDYELKTAVNRLADIASHLQKIVVDTRVQPIGSAWRQLLPMTQNLAVRLNKDIALVLDGEAIEVDRQIIDLIKAPLAHMVRNSADHGLEAPDARLALGKPAQGTIGVTAVRHGSDIVIEVLDDGQGLNTNKIKQKALALGLINDAEYSNMDEADAAQLIFEPGLSTCETVTRLSGRGVGLDVACNSIETIGGSIRVYSVPGEGTVFVIRIPVTPAQISSLILAKTRDDEKIVLNRAKNGFAELSSPSPVLTDAASQQKPASLPGPDTKVLFLEENPFFKSMLTPAIEAGGYDVTVVESVSEALESLQADAPFLAIVCDLDAPDKSGFLLAKRVKENPDWAGIPLVAVSSLVSSLSKDRALEAGFDHCLAKFDRSALRSCLNQITYRLKVAA
- the chpT gene encoding histidine phosphotransferase ChpT; translation: MSNLSALDLAALLCSRVCHDVVGSVGAIANGLEVLDEEKDAEMREIAGDLVRKSAAQASAKLTFSRIAFGAAGSAGAEIDLDDARDKAELMMGFEKANLIWEMPRAIRPKNEVKLLLNLILVGLSAIPRGGDMTVTAEGDKGLKLVCAGRTARLPGHADWFETLPETLEGVDAHAVQPIYAALLADACDMRVRFDLDGEQVTIVAN
- a CDS encoding YHS domain-containing (seleno)protein, with product MMKYGQFVTIPKGYLLGIVMAVQICFLLAWIGVSMAQETLPSGLSRDFAPSGFLSDTIVKDQFTGLALGGVDPLSYFVNGQPELGKPEHDLTHSGALWWFSNIGNRAAFEDAPEIYKPQFGGYGAMAVARSGLAEGRPQIWLLQDDRVLLFHSHANRIAWQQNPVELMEKAQAQWPFLIKKLVP
- a CDS encoding DUF1134 domain-containing protein, with the protein product MSLSVFYLLPQAIGISPAHAQNNTPLSETYSSNEILNAGHQFFGDVSGGLASVVERAFQSYGLPNAYILGEEGSGAIIGGLVYGEGLMYTKGAGDHKIFFQGPSIGWDFGGNASRVMMLVYNLPTVDHAYQRFAGVNGSAYIVGGVGMTVMANNNIIMVPVRAGIGARLGLNVGYLKFTPRATWNPF
- a CDS encoding cytochrome-c peroxidase; its protein translation is MLIVSHRTHSRRVTASRLAALTTSFMALVFAAATVSPALADQKTIANLPTPVTENLYHPYDENRALLGQKLFFDPLLSGNQNISCATCHHPDLASGDGLPLGIGEGGAGIGKNRTIGSGRDLIRRRVPRNSPALFNLGALEFSSLFHDGRVEIDEKDPSGFDTPADEDTPTGLMTILAAQALFPLTSGIEMAGQGTENDIGQALEDIYGNPWKGVWAKVEQRLRQSEPYLPLFQDAFPEIQSAKDITIVHYANAVGDFVNAEWRSSQSPFDRYMAGEQQALTEQQKIGLDLFYGRANCASCHSGPFLTDQKFHAIAMPQIGPGRVARLEAIRHDRGRAGATNLIEDRYKFRTPSLRNVALTEPYGHSGAYATLEGVVRHHLDPVSSFERFSLRSVALPQHPRLSNEDGFIMQDRRERRRILAANVLKPISLKDEEVDALIAFLQALTDTSATSGRLGIPVSVPSGLPID
- a CDS encoding RluA family pseudouridine synthase, whose amino-acid sequence is MAENVSNAPAERLEFIVDAVETGQRLDAIIAAKAGRLSRSRFKTLIKQGCVRVSGEVVDAPNARVNAGDVLSVDMPEAEDPEPKGEDIPLTILFEDEHLVVIDKPAGLVVHPGPGNWTGTLVNALIHHCGDSLSGIGGVRRPGIVHRLDKDTSGVMVVAKTDDAHLGLTQQFADHGRTNNLERAYQALVWGALEPAKGTINAPIARSDNNRLKMGVVKRRDEDDERGKDAITHFKVLKRYFTKEGAPTACLVECRLETGRTHQIRVHMSHAGHPLVGDDVYGSGFKTKSTILGDQAEKTVNKFRRQALFAAMLQFEHPINGEIMRFEADIPKDMAALINAFT